From the genome of Phycisphaerae bacterium, one region includes:
- a CDS encoding serine/threonine-protein kinase — translation MSFLVPGYIVHERLGVGARATIWLVANQQTNELFALKRVIRRATDDNRYLNQARNDFRISSMLDNPYLRRSFELRRIRRLFQLRELHIIMEYVDGRTLEEIGPLGTHGLVGIFIKVAKGLHALHQMGYVHADIKPNNIILDANGNPKIIDFGQSCPIGHIKNRIQGTPDYIAPEQVERGMPLDQRTDVYNLGATLYWAITGQAFPTVMPSKKRRAGIDLAGPRDATMPHELNPNIPVALSRLVMDCCRPNPKDRPADMREVIHRLELGQQIMDKNEATLTGPVVRRKSPLGQLSASNGKTAR, via the coding sequence GTGAGTTTCCTGGTACCCGGTTACATCGTGCATGAGCGCTTGGGCGTGGGTGCGCGGGCAACCATTTGGTTGGTCGCCAACCAGCAGACCAACGAGCTTTTCGCCCTCAAGCGGGTGATTCGCCGGGCCACCGATGACAACCGCTATCTCAATCAGGCGAGGAACGATTTCCGGATCTCCTCCATGCTCGACAACCCCTATCTCCGGCGGAGCTTCGAGTTGCGGCGAATCAGGCGCCTGTTCCAGTTGCGCGAGCTGCACATCATCATGGAATACGTCGACGGCCGGACCTTGGAGGAAATCGGGCCCCTCGGAACGCACGGGCTGGTCGGAATCTTCATCAAAGTGGCCAAAGGTCTGCACGCCCTTCACCAGATGGGCTACGTCCACGCCGACATCAAGCCAAACAACATCATTCTCGACGCGAACGGCAATCCGAAGATCATCGATTTCGGCCAAAGTTGCCCGATCGGCCATATCAAAAACCGCATCCAGGGAACACCCGACTACATTGCACCCGAGCAGGTCGAGCGAGGCATGCCGCTGGATCAGCGGACGGACGTTTACAATCTGGGCGCCACGCTCTACTGGGCAATCACCGGTCAGGCCTTTCCGACCGTCATGCCGAGCAAAAAACGCAGAGCCGGTATTGATCTCGCGGGACCACGGGACGCAACGATGCCTCACGAGCTGAATCCCAACATCCCCGTTGCCCTGAGTCGTCTCGTCATGGACTGTTGCCGCCCGAACCCCAAGGACCGTCCGGCCGACATGCGAGAAGTCATACACCGCCTCGAACTCGGTCAACAGATCATGGACAAGAACGAGGCAACCTTGACGGGTCCGGTCGTGCGACGAAAGAGTCCGCTCGGCCAGTTGTCCGCTTCAAACGGTAAGACGGCCAGATGA
- a CDS encoding YdjY domain-containing protein, with product MRGIIAAITSRIALTASTASIVCGSAFAVARADRLTESRPALSTTQPGVAEYQRGVRINWRDREVEVDGQVVLREGALELFACSPLTREHESIVCIDARPLHVFQALGLIGLTPGRPSDFDPDTGRYSPARGDPVEIEVRYLQDGRVRREPIERWMRRAKPGDKPGTGLDLPPQPWVFAGSYTTDNGSFAADPEGTVIAVVDFSSSIVALPEYHSDSNAELWLVPATERIPPLYSRCTLVFRHGPVRIRLDSVGRVEISQRTMTMAEATRTIQNIRGENPNVRLWLTVDPQCPADRETAFRAILDRLKIPAESITISRAPTSGPVEHNPQGMLQWVRKTTSSETKPSTAQPPWAAAARRVIGELATRTRIFEARTENWVGYLQQLRAGLRTAPITSTAPSTQPNQ from the coding sequence ATGCGCGGCATCATCGCGGCTATAACTTCCCGAATTGCGCTGACGGCCTCCACGGCCAGCATCGTCTGTGGGTCTGCTTTCGCCGTCGCCCGCGCCGACCGACTGACGGAATCCCGCCCGGCACTATCAACGACGCAACCAGGGGTCGCAGAGTATCAGCGCGGCGTGCGAATCAACTGGCGAGATCGAGAGGTAGAAGTCGACGGGCAGGTCGTCTTGCGCGAAGGGGCACTCGAGCTGTTCGCCTGCTCGCCCCTGACGCGCGAGCACGAGAGCATCGTGTGCATTGATGCTCGCCCTCTGCACGTCTTCCAGGCCCTTGGTCTGATCGGCCTTACACCCGGCAGGCCAAGCGATTTCGACCCGGATACCGGCCGGTACTCCCCCGCCAGGGGTGATCCGGTGGAAATCGAGGTTCGTTACCTTCAGGACGGGCGCGTCCGCCGCGAACCGATCGAAAGATGGATGCGCCGCGCCAAGCCCGGCGACAAGCCGGGAACCGGTCTCGATCTGCCGCCTCAACCCTGGGTCTTTGCGGGCTCATACACCACCGACAACGGGTCATTTGCGGCCGACCCGGAAGGCACCGTCATCGCCGTGGTCGATTTCAGCAGTTCGATCGTCGCTCTCCCAGAGTATCACTCCGACAGCAACGCGGAATTGTGGCTGGTTCCGGCCACAGAGCGTATCCCTCCCCTCTACTCCCGCTGCACGCTCGTCTTTCGGCATGGACCGGTCCGCATAAGGCTCGATTCGGTCGGACGAGTGGAGATATCGCAACGGACCATGACTATGGCCGAGGCAACCCGGACCATCCAAAACATCCGGGGTGAAAACCCGAACGTCCGACTATGGCTCACTGTCGATCCGCAATGCCCCGCTGACCGGGAAACCGCTTTTCGCGCGATCCTGGATCGGCTCAAGATACCCGCCGAATCGATCACCATCTCCAGGGCGCCCACCTCGGGCCCGGTCGAGCATAACCCGCAAGGGATGCTCCAGTGGGTCCGCAAAACGACCTCCTCGGAAACCAAGCCGTCTACCGCACAGCCGCCCTGGGCCGCGGCCGCGAGGAGAGTCATCGGGGAACTGGCCACCCGTACGCGAATCTTCGAAGCCAGGACCGAGAACTGGGTCGGATATCTTCAACAGTTGAGGGCCGGCCTCCGAACAGCCCCCATAACGTCAACCGCCCCAAGCACGCAGCCAAATCAATGA